Proteins co-encoded in one Hyla sarda isolate aHylSar1 chromosome 4, aHylSar1.hap1, whole genome shotgun sequence genomic window:
- the LOC130367327 gene encoding uncharacterized protein K02A2.6-like yields the protein MAYFIPLPGFLSAPQLVKYFLQHIFCLHDLPSHIVSDRGVQFVSKFWRALCSRLKIKLDFSSAYHPQPNSQLERASSGVPAVDEPVRDFKIIWQETHRSLLHGSSCMKSQADKKRRFSLLVIRFGSLLNTSVSGFLGPFEVLQKMYSVSSPVSGSSDIFEVKEIMAMKTLFFSRLEGLRS from the exons atggcttaTTTCATTCCTTTGCCTGGTTTTCTATCTGCTCCGCAGCTGGTGaagtactttcttcagcatatcttTTGCCTTCATGACCTCCCGTCTCACATCGTTTCTGATCGAGGAGTGCAatttgtttccaagttctggcgAGCTCTCTGCTCCCGTCTCAAaatcaagctggacttttcttctgcttaccaccctcaaccCAACAGTCAGCTAGAGAGAG cTTCTTCTGGAGTACCTGCCGTAGATGAACCAGTACGGGATTTTAAGATCATTTGGCAGGAGACCCATCGTTCTTTGCTTCACGGTTCCTCTTGTATGAAATCTcaagcggataagaagagaaggttTTCACTCCTGGTGATAAGGTTTGGCTCTCTTCTAAATACATCCGTTTCAGGATTCCTGGGACCGTTCGAGgttttacaaaaaatgtattcaGTTTCCTCTCCTGTGtctggttcttcagatatctttgaaGTGAAGGAGATTATGGCGATGAAGACGttattttttagtagactggaagGGCTTCGGTCCTGA